The following are encoded together in the Mesoterricola sediminis genome:
- a CDS encoding LysM peptidoglycan-binding domain-containing protein codes for MALAASAQETARQSGNSTAPAAEPVKVAAHSSRWDYPKEISPAAGQKVHIVEKGDTLWDLGARYLGNPFAWPQIWELNKWVKDPHWIYPGDPILIDVSRSAVAPGREQDAATAEVTALRPDVRRLNKPVQDEFGYSFQDFIQLPFIAPQGADAYFKENRAFPIQGHQAWERSILADGDTVYLKGGSDQGAKVGDRLVVTKVLSRKFHHPDDHSRKGLLGDVLQQEGVVRIVTVYPDASVAVIEHALDGIYEGAHAVPFTEPANIVAKPRTDIGSPVPLKDPLAKVIFVREDRPVGGAGDLVIIDQGARHGLKVGEILISARRRTLANAGVFVNPKKEAGKPSTNYYLGQMMVVRTEQDTATCRLLRTREEVMVGDIATR; via the coding sequence ATGGCGCTCGCCGCCTCTGCCCAGGAGACCGCGCGGCAGTCCGGGAACAGCACCGCCCCGGCCGCTGAGCCCGTGAAGGTCGCCGCGCATTCCTCGCGCTGGGACTATCCCAAGGAGATCAGCCCCGCCGCGGGGCAGAAGGTGCACATCGTCGAGAAGGGCGACACGCTCTGGGATCTCGGCGCGCGCTACCTGGGCAATCCCTTCGCCTGGCCCCAGATCTGGGAGCTCAACAAGTGGGTGAAGGATCCCCACTGGATCTACCCCGGCGACCCCATCCTCATCGACGTCTCCAGGTCCGCCGTGGCGCCGGGCCGCGAGCAGGACGCCGCGACCGCCGAGGTCACCGCCCTCAGGCCCGACGTGCGCCGTCTCAACAAGCCCGTCCAGGACGAGTTCGGCTACTCCTTCCAGGATTTCATCCAGCTTCCCTTCATCGCGCCCCAGGGCGCCGACGCCTACTTCAAGGAGAACCGCGCCTTCCCGATCCAGGGCCACCAGGCCTGGGAGCGCAGCATCCTCGCCGACGGCGACACCGTCTACCTGAAGGGCGGTTCCGACCAGGGCGCCAAGGTCGGCGACCGGCTCGTCGTGACCAAGGTCCTCAGCCGCAAGTTCCACCATCCCGATGACCACTCCCGGAAGGGCCTCCTGGGCGACGTCCTCCAGCAGGAGGGCGTGGTCCGCATCGTGACCGTCTACCCCGACGCCTCCGTGGCCGTCATCGAGCACGCCCTGGACGGCATCTACGAGGGCGCCCACGCCGTGCCCTTCACGGAGCCCGCGAACATCGTCGCCAAGCCCCGGACCGACATCGGCAGCCCCGTGCCCCTGAAGGATCCCCTCGCCAAGGTGATCTTCGTGCGGGAGGACCGGCCCGTGGGCGGCGCCGGCGACCTCGTCATCATCGACCAGGGCGCCCGCCACGGCCTCAAGGTGGGCGAGATCCTGATCAGCGCCCGCCGGCGGACCCTCGCCAACGCCGGGGTCTTCGTCAACCCGAAGAAGGAGGCCGGCAAGCCCTCCACCAACTACTACCTCGGCCAGATGATGGTGGTCCGCACCGAGCAGGACACCGCCACCTGCCGCCTCCTCCGCACCCGCGAAGAGGTCATGGTGGGCGACATCGCCACCCGCTAG
- a CDS encoding YebC/PmpR family DNA-binding transcriptional regulator, with product MSGHNKWSTIKHKKGALDAKRGKIFTRVLKEITVAARLGGGDVAANPRLRLAVDQAKANNMPKENWERAIKKGTGELEGVSYEEVTYEGYGPGGVAILVDALTDNKNRTTPEIRSYFAKFGSELGAANSVSYMFAKQGQIVVDPEVSEDKVMEVALEAGADDVKNEDGAWVITTDPANYQVVKDAVDAAGLPVIESGIIRASAVRVDMNNDKLKSFLKLVDLLEDNDDVQDVWHNADYDDPEE from the coding sequence ATGTCCGGCCACAATAAATGGTCCACGATCAAGCACAAGAAGGGCGCCCTTGACGCCAAGCGGGGAAAGATCTTCACCCGCGTCCTGAAGGAGATCACGGTCGCGGCCCGCCTGGGAGGCGGGGATGTGGCCGCCAATCCCCGGCTGCGCCTGGCCGTTGACCAGGCCAAGGCCAACAACATGCCCAAGGAGAACTGGGAGCGCGCCATCAAGAAGGGCACCGGCGAACTCGAGGGCGTGAGCTACGAAGAGGTGACCTACGAAGGCTACGGTCCCGGCGGCGTGGCCATCCTGGTGGACGCCCTCACCGACAACAAGAACCGCACCACCCCCGAGATCCGCTCCTACTTCGCCAAGTTCGGCAGCGAGCTGGGCGCGGCGAACTCGGTGTCCTACATGTTCGCCAAGCAGGGCCAGATCGTCGTCGACCCCGAGGTCTCCGAGGACAAGGTCATGGAAGTGGCCCTCGAGGCCGGCGCGGACGACGTGAAGAACGAGGACGGCGCCTGGGTCATCACCACCGATCCCGCCAACTACCAGGTCGTCAAGGACGCCGTCGACGCCGCGGGCCTCCCCGTCATCGAGTCCGGCATCATCCGCGCCTCCGCGGTGCGCGTCGACATGAACAACGACAAGCTCAAGAGCTTCCTCAAGCTCGTCGACCTCCTGGAGGACAACGACGACGTCCAGGACGTCTGGCACAACGCCGACTACGACGATCCCGAGGAGTAG
- a CDS encoding TonB C-terminal domain-containing protein — protein sequence MKIPLLLPAALLCLQAHAERPARVPYAESADLVLGALEEGAALPPPPAASTDPAALAWLRAAAGPGRPRNPFRPGTDRWREAEAVRRLASAPDPARALADLPLTLDGSGLAVWRWGRAAGAAPALRRLWEDRILGAPVAGLLRGWALRHALCFALAEADRDRFTALREAWGEDAPGDFLGFQRAFALLGAPTPMFRLWSLPGLDYRETDLRGLGGEAFLITPFRGEAPAPGEGQWILPVEEGRLGGFPVSLPGQAMERARDLAARMAAAGREGWLLPGEEPLQAWGLVLFPVRIRLAPDGTVRSIRMGDAALDQAAPAP from the coding sequence GTGAAGATCCCCCTCCTCCTCCCAGCAGCCCTCCTCTGCCTCCAGGCGCACGCGGAGCGCCCCGCCCGCGTCCCCTACGCCGAGTCCGCCGACCTGGTGCTGGGGGCCCTGGAAGAGGGCGCGGCCCTGCCGCCCCCGCCCGCGGCCTCCACGGACCCCGCCGCCCTCGCCTGGCTCCGTGCCGCGGCCGGTCCCGGCCGGCCCCGGAACCCCTTCCGCCCGGGCACGGACCGGTGGCGCGAAGCCGAAGCGGTCCGGCGCCTGGCCTCGGCCCCCGATCCCGCCCGGGCCCTGGCCGACCTCCCCCTCACCCTGGACGGCAGCGGCCTCGCCGTGTGGCGCTGGGGGCGCGCCGCCGGCGCCGCCCCGGCCCTGCGCCGCCTCTGGGAGGATCGCATCCTCGGCGCGCCCGTGGCGGGGCTCCTGCGCGGCTGGGCCCTGCGCCACGCCCTCTGCTTCGCCCTCGCCGAGGCCGACCGGGACCGGTTCACGGCCCTCCGGGAAGCCTGGGGCGAGGACGCGCCCGGGGACTTCCTGGGCTTCCAGCGGGCCTTCGCCCTCCTCGGCGCCCCGACCCCCATGTTCCGCCTCTGGAGCCTGCCCGGCCTGGACTACCGTGAGACGGACCTGCGGGGGCTGGGCGGGGAGGCCTTCCTGATCACCCCCTTCCGCGGCGAGGCCCCCGCGCCGGGCGAGGGCCAGTGGATCCTGCCCGTGGAGGAGGGGCGGCTCGGGGGATTCCCTGTTTCCCTCCCTGGGCAGGCCATGGAACGGGCCCGGGACCTGGCCGCCAGGATGGCGGCCGCAGGCCGCGAGGGCTGGCTCCTGCCCGGGGAGGAGCCCCTCCAGGCCTGGGGCCTGGTGCTCTTCCCCGTGCGGATCCGCCTCGCCCCGGACGGTACCGTGCGGTCCATCCGGATGGGCGACGCGGCCCTGGATCAGGCGGCGCCGGCCCCCTGA
- a CDS encoding M1 family metallopeptidase: MGRWVIWLVAAIWGTGLAAFDPGRWFDKPKSPRVAQYHIEAALDWPNKALEGRETITWRNTGHAPTAEFPLHLYLNAFKGPQTAFVREMGGPRKLTRDFDERNPRHWGYCRLLSVKLGDKVLEGHAGEDATVWWVRLPKPVAPGETIRLDVAWESRFPRIIARSGWSGSGSGDFLMGAQWYPKAGVYEGDHWVCHAYHAFTEFYSDFGVYDVELSLPNALLLAHVGAQTNFRTDDDVTPDPKRKLNVIWKLHAEDVHDFAWAVMPSRSWNFKKFEYRGVQVFCYYQPENFTNLERQMLAVRVALRHAGEWFMPYPYPVLTVLDLPEEARGADGMEYPTLVTASSVRFDPLRIRYAPEHVTIHEIGHQWFYGMLASNEVEEAWLDEGFTTWFTQRAMERGYQAMFGSRRFQVGTDAESALAYRAMPSTDPILRPSYLARDYQSYGVAAYSKPALVLDQLEAMIGRPTMEQVVQTYAREFAFRHPKAQDFKRVAERVAGRDLSAFWKDWMEGTDVLDMAIDKVEVREVTEGGWMDASGGMVFAAPQPSAPGRKGAITLVRKGGIRAPITLWVRLEDRSERRLAWDGQDRWVTYEFESPVTAAILDPDGNYPLLKDRLHASWSAKPVRRGFHYWAQMLVGTLTALLQGAGAA, translated from the coding sequence ATGGGGCGTTGGGTCATTTGGCTGGTTGCAGCGATCTGGGGCACGGGGTTGGCGGCGTTCGATCCGGGGCGCTGGTTCGACAAGCCGAAGTCGCCGCGGGTGGCCCAGTACCACATCGAGGCGGCCCTGGACTGGCCCAACAAGGCCCTGGAGGGCCGCGAGACGATCACCTGGCGCAACACGGGTCATGCTCCGACGGCTGAGTTCCCCCTGCATCTGTATCTCAACGCGTTCAAGGGGCCCCAGACGGCCTTCGTGCGGGAGATGGGCGGCCCCCGGAAACTGACGCGCGATTTCGACGAACGGAACCCCCGGCATTGGGGCTACTGCCGGCTCCTGTCGGTGAAGCTCGGGGACAAGGTCCTGGAGGGGCACGCGGGGGAGGACGCCACGGTGTGGTGGGTCCGGCTCCCGAAGCCGGTGGCGCCGGGGGAGACGATCCGCCTGGATGTGGCCTGGGAGAGCCGGTTCCCGCGGATCATCGCGCGGTCGGGCTGGAGCGGGAGCGGGTCGGGGGATTTCCTGATGGGGGCCCAGTGGTACCCCAAGGCCGGGGTCTACGAGGGCGACCACTGGGTCTGCCACGCCTACCACGCGTTCACGGAGTTCTACTCGGACTTCGGGGTCTACGACGTGGAGCTGAGCCTGCCGAACGCGCTGCTGCTGGCCCACGTGGGGGCGCAGACCAATTTCAGGACCGATGACGACGTCACGCCCGATCCCAAGCGGAAGTTGAACGTGATCTGGAAGCTGCACGCGGAGGACGTCCACGATTTCGCCTGGGCGGTGATGCCCTCCCGGAGCTGGAACTTCAAGAAGTTCGAGTACCGGGGCGTCCAGGTGTTCTGCTACTACCAGCCCGAGAACTTCACCAACCTGGAGCGCCAGATGCTCGCGGTCCGGGTGGCCCTGCGCCACGCGGGCGAGTGGTTCATGCCCTACCCCTATCCGGTGCTGACGGTCCTCGACCTCCCGGAGGAGGCGCGCGGGGCTGACGGGATGGAATACCCCACCCTGGTGACGGCCTCGTCGGTGCGGTTCGACCCGCTGAGGATCCGCTACGCGCCGGAGCACGTGACGATCCACGAGATCGGGCACCAGTGGTTCTACGGGATGCTGGCCTCCAACGAGGTGGAGGAGGCCTGGCTCGACGAGGGCTTCACGACCTGGTTCACGCAGCGCGCCATGGAGCGCGGCTACCAGGCGATGTTCGGCTCCCGCCGGTTCCAGGTGGGCACGGACGCGGAATCCGCGCTGGCCTACCGGGCGATGCCGTCGACGGACCCGATCCTCCGGCCCAGCTACCTGGCCCGCGACTACCAGTCCTACGGGGTGGCGGCCTACAGCAAGCCGGCCCTGGTGCTCGACCAGCTCGAGGCGATGATCGGCCGTCCCACCATGGAGCAGGTGGTCCAGACCTACGCGCGGGAGTTCGCCTTCCGGCATCCCAAGGCCCAGGATTTCAAGCGGGTCGCGGAACGGGTCGCGGGCCGGGACCTGTCCGCCTTCTGGAAGGACTGGATGGAGGGCACGGACGTCCTGGACATGGCCATCGACAAGGTCGAGGTGCGCGAGGTGACCGAGGGCGGCTGGATGGACGCGTCCGGGGGCATGGTCTTCGCGGCGCCGCAGCCATCGGCCCCGGGCCGCAAGGGCGCCATCACCCTCGTCCGCAAGGGCGGAATCCGCGCGCCCATCACGCTGTGGGTCCGGCTCGAGGACCGCTCTGAACGGCGCCTCGCGTGGGACGGGCAGGACCGGTGGGTGACCTACGAGTTCGAGAGCCCCGTCACGGCCGCGATCCTGGACCCCGACGGGAACTACCCCCTGCTGAAGGACCGCCTCCACGCGAGCTGGAGCGCCAAGCCCGTGCGCCGCGGATTCCACTACTGGGCCCAGATGCTGGTGGGGACCCTCACCGCCCTCCTTCAGGGGGCCGGCGCCGCCTGA
- the pyrF gene encoding orotidine-5'-phosphate decarboxylase, with amino-acid sequence MTIDPSVAAKLVVALDVPSAGEALDLAAKLKGRVGMFKVGLELFCAEGPAFVREVQKAGPVFLDLKLHDIPNTVARALEALLPLDPSLLTIHTQGGPAMMEAAAEAVRAHRQRGGRTRLLGVTILTSLGPEALARLGSTAEPGDLALHLARLAKDCGCDGVVCSAREAAAVRAACGEAFHRLTPGIRPGGVAAQDQARVVTPAQALREGATWLVVGRPITQAPDPAAAADAILRDMATA; translated from the coding sequence ATGACCATCGATCCGTCCGTCGCCGCCAAGCTCGTGGTCGCCCTGGACGTGCCCAGCGCGGGGGAGGCCCTGGACCTCGCGGCGAAGCTGAAGGGACGGGTCGGCATGTTCAAGGTCGGCCTCGAGCTCTTCTGCGCGGAGGGACCCGCCTTCGTGCGGGAGGTGCAGAAGGCCGGGCCGGTCTTCCTGGACCTCAAGCTCCACGACATCCCCAATACGGTGGCCCGGGCCCTGGAGGCGCTGCTGCCCCTGGACCCCTCGCTGCTGACCATCCACACCCAGGGCGGGCCGGCCATGATGGAGGCCGCGGCGGAGGCCGTCCGCGCCCACCGCCAGCGCGGGGGGCGGACGCGGCTCCTGGGGGTCACCATCCTCACGAGCCTCGGGCCCGAGGCCCTGGCGCGGCTGGGCTCGACGGCGGAGCCCGGGGACCTGGCCCTCCACCTGGCGAGGCTGGCCAAGGACTGCGGCTGCGATGGGGTCGTGTGCTCCGCGCGGGAGGCGGCCGCGGTGCGCGCCGCCTGTGGCGAGGCCTTCCACCGCCTCACCCCGGGCATCCGCCCCGGGGGCGTGGCGGCCCAGGACCAGGCGCGGGTGGTGACCCCCGCCCAGGCCCTCCGGGAAGGGGCCACCTGGCTCGTGGTGGGGCGCCCCATCACCCAGGCCCCGGATCCCGCGGCGGCGGCCGACGCCATCCTCCGGGACATGGCGACGGCCTGA
- the ybeY gene encoding rRNA maturation RNase YbeY, with protein MGTAEKAFKIDWSSRSKLRGPGEKSLGDLVSRLRDRLAPTAEGVSISYVDDRVMRKYNREHRQINQTTDVLSFPANPEKGAFQHLGDLVISLPTAEKMAKKLGVSRRREVETLIIHGFLHLCGYDHEQDGGEMLALQAELERTLLESDPLPMAVKRGRKPGSKVKQLKDGSRVVVTGRAASALVRREEARKAKPAPKKADKPAKKVAEKPRRAPGRPRKTAEAPAAPRRAPRRKRPPLRSGILG; from the coding sequence ATGGGCACGGCGGAAAAGGCTTTTAAGATCGATTGGTCCAGCCGGAGCAAACTGAGGGGCCCGGGCGAGAAGTCCCTCGGAGACTTGGTTTCCAGGCTGAGGGACCGCCTTGCCCCCACCGCCGAAGGGGTTTCCATCTCCTACGTGGATGACCGCGTGATGCGGAAGTACAACCGGGAACACCGCCAGATCAACCAGACCACGGATGTCCTGAGTTTCCCCGCAAATCCCGAAAAAGGTGCGTTCCAGCACCTGGGCGATCTGGTCATCAGCCTCCCGACGGCTGAAAAAATGGCCAAGAAGCTCGGCGTCAGCCGCCGCCGCGAGGTCGAGACCCTCATCATCCACGGCTTCCTCCACCTGTGCGGCTACGACCACGAGCAGGACGGGGGGGAGATGCTGGCCCTCCAGGCCGAACTGGAGCGGACCCTCCTGGAATCCGACCCCCTGCCCATGGCCGTGAAGCGCGGCCGCAAGCCCGGGAGCAAGGTCAAGCAGCTGAAGGACGGCAGCCGGGTGGTCGTCACCGGGCGCGCCGCCAGCGCCCTGGTCCGCCGCGAGGAGGCCCGGAAGGCGAAGCCCGCCCCCAAGAAGGCCGACAAGCCTGCCAAGAAGGTCGCGGAGAAGCCGCGCCGCGCGCCGGGCCGTCCCCGCAAGACCGCCGAGGCCCCCGCGGCCCCCCGCCGCGCTCCCCGGCGCAAGCGTCCGCCTCTCCGCTCGGGGATCCTGGGCTGA
- a CDS encoding 16S rRNA (guanine(527)-N(7))-methyltransferase RsmG, with the protein MEPTLPSRLAAPVEAYLALLDRWNRTHALTSLEPEARFEELILDSAVLLPFLDRVPKGAAVVDFGTGMGIPAVVLALARPDLTVHAVDKAHKKIAFVRQVALELGLTNLRPSVGRAEALPPLGAALGVAKAVGTLELLLGWWQRHGLSGAPFLALKAGAEVPPAGWTAVSHPYHLPTRGDRQVVELRPA; encoded by the coding sequence ATGGAACCGACCCTCCCCTCCCGCCTGGCGGCCCCCGTCGAGGCCTACCTGGCCCTCCTGGACCGCTGGAACCGCACCCACGCCCTGACCTCCCTGGAGCCGGAGGCGCGATTCGAGGAACTGATCCTGGATTCGGCGGTCCTGCTGCCCTTCCTGGACCGGGTGCCGAAAGGCGCGGCCGTGGTCGATTTCGGGACCGGCATGGGCATTCCCGCCGTGGTCCTGGCGCTCGCTCGCCCGGATTTGACCGTGCACGCGGTGGACAAGGCCCACAAGAAGATCGCCTTCGTGCGCCAGGTGGCCCTGGAACTGGGGCTGACCAACCTGCGGCCCTCCGTCGGCCGGGCCGAGGCCCTCCCGCCCCTGGGCGCGGCCCTGGGCGTCGCCAAGGCCGTGGGCACCCTCGAGCTCCTCCTGGGCTGGTGGCAGCGCCACGGCCTGTCCGGGGCGCCCTTCCTGGCCCTCAAGGCCGGGGCCGAGGTGCCGCCAGCCGGTTGGACGGCCGTTTCCCATCCCTACCACCTGCCCACCCGGGGCGACCGGCAGGTGGTGGAGCTCCGTCCGGCCTGA
- a CDS encoding helix-turn-helix domain-containing protein, with translation MLFNDLLSAKGLPDEPLYHPKEAAQLLGVTQTTINAWLRDGRLDGFKAGKHWKYVSRQSLQVLVEGVPRV, from the coding sequence ATGCTCTTCAACGATCTTCTCTCGGCAAAAGGTTTGCCGGACGAGCCCCTGTATCACCCCAAGGAAGCTGCTCAGCTTCTTGGCGTCACTCAGACCACCATCAACGCATGGCTGCGGGATGGGCGGCTTGATGGCTTCAAGGCAGGAAAGCACTGGAAATACGTCAGTCGCCAGAGCCTTCAAGTTTTGGTGGAGGGGGTGCCGCGTGTGTGA
- a CDS encoding bifunctional DNA primase/polymerase has protein sequence MDLDYLEGLASFNVVFTKVFPDTKHTTRTWDYFENLHESLGESRLDYVDTWLRQGYGVGYLLRGGLAAVDADGPETVQRILDFEDREVYIHLPKVQTPSGGVHAHFRHPSDIDMTRLKNHVCHPYEDDEKVPWDFKLNSRTMLMAPGTIMSKGSYRAGIWLPPPTFDVRFLAPELEIYRDIRPFLRNTRSLEDRMMGAMGYLEHRAPIAIKGLGRRAVLRRVAEHVVGWYDLDPHLALYFMTTTTAGSNEIGESIMHIAWNARCLDSDGKKLPWTRKELLDALYDALDAAPAYGILMYEKAQAKAQARQKAAEFIEVLTYLPEPHGVITIASEPLHSLFLEFSGVQADAYHKSELGMELNIAMAEGRLPFVKQERTSRSRFYVGMDERTIRYAIGVFEQRRKGVALAS, from the coding sequence ATGGACCTTGATTACCTTGAGGGGCTGGCAAGCTTCAATGTCGTGTTCACAAAGGTATTCCCTGACACCAAGCACACCACCCGCACTTGGGACTACTTCGAGAACCTCCATGAGAGCCTCGGTGAATCGCGCCTCGACTACGTGGATACCTGGCTGCGGCAAGGCTACGGAGTGGGTTACCTGCTTCGCGGTGGGCTTGCTGCCGTAGATGCGGATGGACCTGAGACCGTGCAGCGCATCCTGGATTTCGAGGATAGGGAGGTTTACATCCACCTTCCGAAGGTCCAGACCCCCAGCGGTGGCGTCCATGCCCATTTCAGGCACCCCAGCGACATCGACATGACCCGGCTGAAGAATCATGTCTGCCATCCATATGAGGACGATGAGAAGGTGCCATGGGACTTCAAGCTCAACTCCCGCACAATGTTGATGGCACCCGGCACCATCATGTCCAAGGGCTCCTACCGAGCGGGAATCTGGCTTCCACCGCCCACCTTCGATGTCAGGTTTCTAGCGCCGGAACTGGAAATCTATCGAGACATCCGCCCCTTCCTGCGGAATACCCGGAGCCTTGAGGACCGGATGATGGGGGCTATGGGCTACCTCGAACACCGTGCACCCATCGCCATCAAAGGCTTGGGGCGCCGTGCCGTGCTGCGTAGGGTTGCTGAGCATGTAGTCGGATGGTATGACCTCGATCCGCATTTGGCGCTCTACTTCATGACCACGACCACCGCAGGTAGCAACGAGATTGGAGAATCCATCATGCACATCGCCTGGAATGCCCGATGTCTGGATTCTGATGGGAAGAAACTCCCGTGGACCAGGAAGGAACTCCTGGACGCCCTGTATGACGCCCTAGACGCTGCTCCGGCATACGGCATCCTGATGTATGAAAAAGCCCAAGCGAAGGCACAGGCACGCCAGAAGGCTGCTGAGTTCATCGAGGTGCTCACCTACCTCCCGGAGCCGCACGGGGTCATTACGATTGCCTCAGAGCCTCTCCACAGCCTGTTCCTGGAGTTCTCAGGAGTCCAGGCTGATGCCTACCACAAGAGCGAATTGGGCATGGAACTGAACATAGCCATGGCTGAGGGTCGTCTTCCTTTCGTGAAGCAGGAGCGCACAAGTCGCAGTCGCTTCTACGTGGGCATGGACGAGCGCACCATCAGGTATGCCATCGGCGTCTTTGAGCAGCGCCGCAAGGGTGTAGCCCTGGCTTCGTGA
- a CDS encoding OmpA/MotB family protein, producing MAKVLGRFQRRKDDYESLWLITFADLMVQLMAFFAVIYGLTSQDQRKIKDVLLALQVELGAKGEGILPGHQGIAPEQAGDLEKLLADIRPVEGQDAGVRLQVVKFRGGVLFPEGSTAIDPTYEAMLRRITEITIQYPGYTLVCEGHTAQGERGRAQDPLDLSGQRAQAVVRALAALGMDPAILAAEAHGDSQLEGNPDTPEGRALQRRVMFRFQRPSERK from the coding sequence ATGGCTAAGGTCCTCGGACGCTTCCAGCGCCGGAAGGACGACTACGAGAGCCTCTGGCTCATCACCTTCGCCGACCTGATGGTGCAGCTCATGGCGTTCTTCGCCGTGATCTACGGCCTCACCAGCCAGGACCAGCGCAAGATCAAGGACGTGCTCCTGGCCCTCCAGGTCGAGCTGGGCGCCAAGGGGGAGGGCATCCTCCCCGGGCACCAGGGCATCGCGCCGGAGCAGGCCGGGGACCTGGAGAAGCTCCTCGCCGACATCCGCCCCGTGGAGGGGCAGGACGCCGGGGTCCGCCTGCAGGTCGTCAAGTTCCGGGGCGGCGTCCTCTTCCCCGAGGGGAGCACCGCCATCGATCCGACCTACGAGGCCATGCTGCGCAGGATCACGGAGATCACCATCCAGTACCCCGGCTACACCCTGGTCTGCGAGGGGCACACCGCCCAGGGGGAGCGGGGGCGGGCCCAGGACCCCCTCGACCTGAGCGGCCAGCGGGCCCAGGCCGTGGTGCGGGCCCTCGCCGCCCTGGGCATGGACCCCGCCATCCTGGCCGCCGAGGCCCACGGCGACAGCCAGCTCGAGGGCAATCCGGACACGCCGGAGGGCCGGGCCCTGCAGCGCCGGGTGATGTTCCGCTTCCAGCGGCCCTCCGAGCGCAAATGA
- a CDS encoding tetratricopeptide repeat protein has translation MLNLLMGLGVAIAVVLVFALLKVTLWVGLPLGLVAGIAMFIWRGRVIQQRLEAIFNRAGELMKKQQFDPAIEVMKEGYALAPYQFMIKGSIDGQIGVVQYVRKKHEEAEPLLKAASYQHYIAKAMLGILQWKRGEKKQARETFKLALKAGRKESLLYGIYAYVLCEMKERDEAIAILNQGIKVCEGDERLVTNRNALQNNKPMKMKVYGEQWYQFMLERPVIRQEPPPFARVSKRAIRG, from the coding sequence GTGCTGAACCTCCTGATGGGCCTTGGCGTTGCCATCGCCGTTGTCCTCGTCTTCGCCCTTCTGAAGGTCACCCTCTGGGTCGGACTTCCCCTGGGCCTGGTGGCGGGCATCGCCATGTTCATCTGGCGGGGACGGGTCATCCAGCAGCGCCTGGAAGCCATCTTCAACCGAGCGGGCGAGCTGATGAAGAAGCAGCAGTTCGATCCCGCCATCGAGGTCATGAAGGAAGGCTACGCCCTGGCCCCCTACCAGTTCATGATCAAGGGCTCCATCGACGGCCAGATCGGCGTCGTCCAGTACGTGCGCAAGAAGCACGAGGAGGCCGAGCCCCTGCTCAAGGCCGCCAGCTACCAGCACTACATCGCCAAGGCCATGCTGGGCATCCTGCAGTGGAAGCGCGGGGAGAAGAAGCAGGCCCGGGAGACCTTCAAGCTCGCCCTCAAGGCCGGGCGCAAGGAGAGCCTCCTCTATGGCATCTACGCCTATGTCCTCTGCGAGATGAAGGAGCGGGACGAGGCCATCGCGATCCTCAACCAGGGCATCAAGGTCTGCGAGGGCGACGAGCGCCTCGTCACCAACCGCAACGCCCTCCAGAACAACAAGCCCATGAAGATGAAGGTCTATGGCGAGCAGTGGTACCAGTTCATGCTGGAGCGCCCCGTGATCCGCCAGGAACCGCCTCCCTTCGCCCGGGTGTCCAAGCGCGCCATCCGGGGCTGA
- a CDS encoding outer membrane beta-barrel protein, which produces MKKILLTAATLVLAGAAPLAAQAPHLGFGLNLAIPTGDFSSKTYGDGTRDTYDAALGLQLMASFPVDKNFAFRVDINGMNFQGNSDYPGYPRFNLQNSMFSLAGEAQIFLGDGNALRHTGGYLIGGLSADFERFTGSYDDPAYYPDVTLNKTRMGLVVGYGYSFRYVGRWRWNVEGVYHKTLTGNDTNAGDPPSSDYFRVGFGMIF; this is translated from the coding sequence ATGAAAAAGATCCTTCTCACCGCCGCAACCCTGGTGCTCGCCGGCGCCGCCCCCCTGGCAGCCCAGGCGCCCCACCTCGGCTTCGGCCTCAACCTGGCCATCCCGACCGGCGATTTCAGCAGCAAGACCTACGGGGACGGCACCCGCGACACCTACGACGCCGCCCTGGGCCTTCAGCTCATGGCCAGCTTCCCGGTGGACAAGAACTTCGCCTTCCGGGTGGACATCAACGGGATGAACTTCCAGGGGAACTCGGACTACCCCGGCTATCCCCGCTTCAACCTGCAGAACTCCATGTTCAGCCTGGCCGGCGAGGCCCAGATCTTCCTGGGGGACGGCAACGCCCTTCGCCACACGGGCGGCTACCTCATCGGCGGTCTCTCGGCGGACTTCGAGCGGTTCACGGGCAGCTACGACGACCCGGCCTACTACCCTGACGTGACCCTCAACAAGACCCGCATGGGCCTGGTGGTGGGCTACGGCTACAGCTTCCGCTACGTCGGTCGCTGGCGCTGGAACGTGGAGGGCGTCTACCACAAGACCCTCACCGGGAATGACACCAACGCCGGCGATCCTCCGTCCTCCGACTACTTCCGGGTCGGCTTCGGGATGATCTTCTAG